A stretch of DNA from Halobaculum sp. XH14:
TTACCTGACCGAAGGCCGATACGACTCGACCCGTCCGCGACGGGGACCGATCGCGGCGAAACTGGCCGCCTGCGGGCCACAGCCGCTCCATAACAAAGCCTCGCGTCCGGGACCGGAAACGCAATGACCGGGAACCGCGCCGCCGAGCGGACCGCCGCGTTCACGCTCGCGGTCGTCGTCGTGACCAGCGCAGTGACCGCCGTGCCGGGCCTCGTGCTGTTCGTCGGGACCGCCGCGGCGAACTACGACGGCAGCGTCGCGGTCGCACAGGGCACGAACTGCTACGACGTCACGCCGGTGAGCGGCAACCAGGACGTGATCGACTTCTACGACTACCGGAACCCGGAAACCGAGCCGTCGTCGAGCACCTACAGCTCCTTCGGGACCACGGAGTACCAGGAGACGAGCGTCTCCTCGATGTTCGTGTACGAGGGCTCCGAGGGGACGAGCCTCGTCGTCGTCCACGACCGCACGGGCGACGAGGACGGCGGGACCACCATCACGTGGGAGCTCTCCGGGCTCCCCGCGGACGCGGAACTGGCCGTGCAGGACGACCAGTACACGAAGCCGAACGGTGAGCCCCAGGACGACGACTTCGAGTACGCTGACGGCGATCCGACCGCGGACATCGACTGGAAGTACGCCGAGAACCGAACCGATGGGGCGGCCTTCCGGGGGCTGGAGAGCGAGGGGTTCGACACCATCACCATCGACCCGGCGTACAACGAGGAGGCAGATCACTGGGGCGATTGGGGAAGATCCGGCTCCCCCGAGTTCCGGGTGGACGCCTGGAAACTGAAGGAGGAGGGCGGCAGCACGGTCGCGGAACTTGCGCTCGACCGGTCCGTCTACGTCCACGGTAGCCCCTGCTGGTCCGGGTCCGCCCCCGACGCGACGATCGAGAACCCCGACTCCCCCGCAGTGAACGAGTCGGTCACGTTCGACGCGGCCGGCACCGTCGACGCCGACGGCAACGTCGCCGGCTACGAGTGGGACTTCGACGGCGACGGCGAGACCGACGAGACCACCACGGACGCGACCGCCGCGCACGCGTTCAACGAGTCCGGACCCCGCTCGGTCTCGGTCACGGCGTTCGACACGTACGGGAACAACGACACGGCGACGACGCAGGTGCTCGTCGGAAACACGCCGCCGACCGCCGATCTGACCGCGTCCCCCGCCGCGGCCGCGCTGAACGAGACCGTCACCCTGAACGCCTCGGCGTCCGCCGCCGCCGACGGCGACATCGGGACGTACGAGTGGGACGTCGACGGCGACGGGGTGGTGGACAGAACCACCACGAACGCGACGATCGAGCACGCGTACGCGGAGAACGGGACCTACGACGCGACCGTCACCGTCGTCGGCGGCGACGGCGAGAACGCCTCCGCATCCGTCGAGGTCGCCGTGACCGACGAGCCGCCGACAGCCGCGTTCTCGGCCCCCGACTCGGTGACGGTGAACGAGACCGCGACGTTCGACGCCGCGAACGCCACCGACGACGGCGGCATCGAGACGTACGAGTGGGCGTTCGGCGACGACGCGACCGCGACCGGCGAGACGGTCGCGCACGCGTACGAACGACCCGGTAACTACACGGTGACGCTCACGGTCGCGGACGGGCGGTCGAACGACACCGCCTCGAGGGAGGTCACCGTCACCGACCCCGACGAGGGCACCGGCAACGAGAGCGAGGACGGTGACGACGGAAACGGTACCGATGGCGACGACGGTGACGGGAGCGGTGACGGCGACGGCGGCGGCGGTGGAGCGCCGCCGAGCGGCGGCGGCAGCCCCCCGAGCAGCGGCGGCGGCGCGCCGCCCGCCGGCGGAGGTGGCGGTGGTGGAGGCGGTGGCGGCGGCGGGGCGAGCGAGGCCGAGGAGCCCGACCCACAGCCCGCCTTCGAGGTCGGCGCGCTGAACGCCACCGCGACCGAACTGGTCGCGGGCGGGACGGCGACGTTCTCGCTCCCGGTGGCCAACGCCGGCAACGCCTCGGGCAACACGACCGTCGCGTTCGCGGTGAACGGGACGACGCTGGCCAACCAGACGGTCGAGGTCGGCCCCGGCGAGAACACGACCGTCAGCTTCTCCCACCGCTTCGACGAGGCCGGCACGGCGACCGTCGCGGTCGGCGACGTCGCGCCGGTCGCGGTCGAGGTGCGCCCGGCCGAACCGGACCTCCGGGTGATGGCGCTCACGACCGACACGGACTCGGTCACCGAGGGCGAGCGGGTCCGCCTCGACGCCACCGTCCGCAACGCCGGCCACGCCGCCGGCTCGATGGAGGTCGAACTGGAGCTGTTCGACGAGGTCGTGGCCGTGGAGACCGTCTCGGTCGAACCGGGCGAGACGCGCACCGTCTCGTTCACGAGACGGATCAGCGCGCCCGGCACCTACACCGCGAGCGTCGCGGGGCGGAACGTGACCCTCACCGTGGTCGACACCGCCGACCCGACGCCCCCGTCCACCGACTCGACCGCGACCACGACGCCCGGGTTCACGGCGCTCGAGGGGCTGCTCGCGCTGCTCGTGGCGCTCGCGCTCGCCGTCGGCCGCCGGGAACGC
This window harbors:
- a CDS encoding PKD domain-containing protein; this translates as MTGNRAAERTAAFTLAVVVVTSAVTAVPGLVLFVGTAAANYDGSVAVAQGTNCYDVTPVSGNQDVIDFYDYRNPETEPSSSTYSSFGTTEYQETSVSSMFVYEGSEGTSLVVVHDRTGDEDGGTTITWELSGLPADAELAVQDDQYTKPNGEPQDDDFEYADGDPTADIDWKYAENRTDGAAFRGLESEGFDTITIDPAYNEEADHWGDWGRSGSPEFRVDAWKLKEEGGSTVAELALDRSVYVHGSPCWSGSAPDATIENPDSPAVNESVTFDAAGTVDADGNVAGYEWDFDGDGETDETTTDATAAHAFNESGPRSVSVTAFDTYGNNDTATTQVLVGNTPPTADLTASPAAAALNETVTLNASASAAADGDIGTYEWDVDGDGVVDRTTTNATIEHAYAENGTYDATVTVVGGDGENASASVEVAVTDEPPTAAFSAPDSVTVNETATFDAANATDDGGIETYEWAFGDDATATGETVAHAYERPGNYTVTLTVADGRSNDTASREVTVTDPDEGTGNESEDGDDGNGTDGDDGDGSGDGDGGGGGAPPSGGGSPPSSGGGAPPAGGGGGGGGGGGGGASEAEEPDPQPAFEVGALNATATELVAGGTATFSLPVANAGNASGNTTVAFAVNGTTLANQTVEVGPGENTTVSFSHRFDEAGTATVAVGDVAPVAVEVRPAEPDLRVMALTTDTDSVTEGERVRLDATVRNAGHAAGSMEVELELFDEVVAVETVSVEPGETRTVSFTRRISAPGTYTASVAGRNVTLTVVDTADPTPPSTDSTATTTPGFTALEGLLALLVALALAVGRRER